A window of the Fusarium fujikuroi IMI 58289 draft genome, chromosome FFUJ_chr09 genome harbors these coding sequences:
- a CDS encoding related to rad9 protein, with product MALLNFTLSEEGVSAFRDALICLNKFSDDVSLEARKDSFILTTLNTSKSAYASVRFATTKFFSRYQYQGSRQFRDRFHCTLYIRALISLFRSRTAPDSQRDAEKQTLIDRCDVAIEDGEGVQSRFIARLIFRNGLTSTHRLPFEASVPIHAKFNKQDAPHHWTISSRTLRQLMDHFGPGIEFLDINTDGDHVNFTCFSEKTVSEDAVLKKPLQTSIAVEADEFDEIDVEDKLHIVISVKDFRAIIQHAGITGNDVSARYSIPTQPIQLSYAGDAMSCEFLVMTVGERGTNTGQRTKKGRKNATQNTGPRLEATSRRTSIAPPESQPAPAPAPPPPSLPQPNPTPQMSAARASASRVGAFDLRPSQRPAPPATNRSESLFVEDEGWEPINYEDEELAEDNAKLGWDHSIDPNASDIDTSRFLENLAPVEPQAEIPHPPPTDAESTYIEPTQKLTEVESLALFPD from the exons ATGGCGCTACTCAATTTCACCCTCAGTGAGGAAGGTGTTTCCGCTTTTCGCGACGCCCTCATTTGCCTGAACAAGTTCAGTGACGACGTTTCACTCGAGGCCCGCAAGGATTCA TTTATTCTCACTACTCTCAACACCTCAAAATCTGCTTATGCAAGTGTCAGATTTGCGACGACCAAGTTTTTCTCACGGTACCAGTACCAAGGAAGTCGCCAATTTCGTGACCGTTTTCACTGTACACTCTATATCCGA gctttaatctctttattccGAAGCCGTACGGCGCCTGACTCACAAAGGGATGCAGAGAAGCAAACGCTCATCGACAGATGTGATGTTGCaattgaagatggagagggAGTTCAAAGTCGATTCATCGCACGTCTCATCTTTCGAAATGGACTGACATCTACACACCGTCTCCCATTCGAGGCCTCCGTACCAATCCACGCCAAGTTCAACAAACAAGATGCCCCCCACCACTGGACAATCTCTTCACGCACATTGCGGCAGCTCATGGATCACTTTGGCCCCGGTATCGAGTTTCTCGATATCAACACTGATGGGGATCATGTCAATTTTACTTGTTTCAGTGAGAAGACTGTGAGCGAGGATG CGGTCTTGAAAAAGCCACTCCAAACGTCAATCGCTGTCGAGGCGGATGAATTCGACGAGATTGATGTGGAAGACAAGCTCCATATTGTCATATCCGTCAAAGACTTCCGCGCTATTATTCAACATGCTGGCATTACAGGAAACGATGTGTCAGCCCGATACTCAATTCCTACACAACCCATCCAGCTTTCATATGCTGGCGATGCCATGTCATGCGAATTCCTTGTCATGACTGTTGGCGAGCGCGGGACCAACACTGGCCAGAGGACTAAGAAAGGGCGCAAGAACGCAACTCAGAATACTGGTCCGCGTCTGGAAGCCACATCACGGCGGACGAGCATAGCTCCTCCAGAGTCACAACCAGCACCCGCGCCTGCCCCTCCTCCCCCATCATTGCCTCAGCCTAATCCAACACCACAGATGAGCGCTGCTAGAGCCAGCGCTTCGCGCGTAGGGGCGTTTGACCTTCGACCCTCTCAGAGACCGGCACCACCTGCGACTAACAGATCTGAGAGTCTAttcgttgaggatgaaggctGGGAGCCTATCAACtacgaggatgaagagcttgcAGAGGACAATGCTAAGCTGGGATGGGATCATAGCATAGATCCT AACGCTTCTGATATAGACACGAGCCGCTTCTTGGAGAACCTTGCTCCTGTTGAACCCCAAGCCGAAATTCCCCACCCACCACCAACAGATGCTGAATCAACATACATTGAGCCAACACAAAAGTTGACAGAGGTTGAAAGTCTGGCCCTGTTCCCCGACTAA
- a CDS encoding related to chitinase, translating to MSTQYINAVYYPSWRCYKERPPSCLDTASVTHIFYAFVGVNEDGTLRSIDDWADNNKAVDGEKGCLAALRKLKGQHPHIKTLVSIGGGSSSKEFPALAASRAARQTFARQIKEFCDTHHFDGVDIDWEHPQTPEAGNNYVLYLQAIRETMPAPKYLLTSALPTGEYCLKHLNLLVVAQLLDFLNLMGYDFTGGWTDVCGHHAQLLPPSNNLNEVYPTLRKSCQRGVDYLTSQGFPSRKIILGIPVYARYFGQARGPGHPFKGSGEIDYCDLSDEWVAGAKVDESVAAASFVDTKGDKGFVSFDVPSTVCVKARYAKAMGLGGLFYWTGAGDRASHESLVAAGWKTLHSK from the exons ATGTCGACCCAATACATCAACGCCGTCTACTATCCCTCGTGGCGCTGCTACAAAGAGCGTCCTCCCTCATGCCTAGACACTGCTTCAGTCACTCACATATTCTACGCCTTTGTAGG TGTTAACGAGGATGGCACACTTCGA TCCATCGATGATTGGGCCGACAACAATAAAGCAGTCGATGGCGAAAAGGGCTGCCTCGCGGCACTTCGCAAATTGAAAGGCCAGCACCCTCATATAAAGACACTCGTCTCGATCGGTGGTGGCTCGAGCAGCAAGGAATTTCCTGCACTTGCAGCAAGCAGAGCAGCGAGGCAAACTTTTGCTCGTCAGATCAAGGAATTTTGTGACACCCATCATTTCGATGGAGTTGACA TTGACTGGGAGCACCCTCAGACTCCAGAAGCTGGAAATAATTATGTTCTGTACCTGCAGGCCATCCGAGAGACCATGCCGGCTCCCAAATACCTGCTGACAAGTGCTCTTCCCACTGGCGAGTACTGCctcaagcatctcaacttATTGGTCGTAGCGCAACTGCTCGACTTCCTCAACCTCATGGGCTACGATTTCACGGGCGGCTGGACCGACGTCTGTGGCCATCACGCACAGCTCCTGCCTCCAAGCAACAACCTAAACGAGGTGTATCCCACCCTTCGCAAGTCATGCCAGCGCGGTGTCGACTACCTGACCTCGCAAGGTTTCCCCAGCCGTAAAATAATCCTCGGCATTCCAGTATATGCCAGATATTTTGGACAGGCTCGTGGACCAGGACATCCTTTCAAGGGCTCGGGCGAGATTGACTACTGCGATTTATCGGATGAATGGGTAGCAGGCGCAAAAGTGGATGAATCCGTTGCAGCGGCATCCTTTGTCGATACTAAAGGAGACAAAGGCTTTGTCTCTTTCGATGTTCCTAGCACAGTTTGCGTTAAGGCGAGGTATGCCAAGGCAATGGGCCTGGGCGGTCTGTTCTACTGGACCGGTGCTGGCGATCGAGCAAGCCATGAGAGTTTGGTCGCTGCGGGATGGAAGACACTTCATTCCAAGTAG
- a CDS encoding related to Vi polysaccharide biosynthesis protein vipA/tviB, which produces MAQVMPPKPMAGLPALAEKKILPLTPLGDTDDLDQSLCQSVEVSQNDEPVIAVIGVGYVGTHLVSSFSSKYQVIGFDVSAKRIEDLGIEYQGQQNVRFSRELQDLRRATHFLISVPTLLRPDKTIDSSYLRDALRTVGEVARSGSTVVIESSVAVGMTRQLLGPLAANRQFFAGMSPERVDPGRVEPPVQFIPKIISGLDDITPGSLDAINRVYSTIFETVIPVSKPEVAEMMKLYENCQRMICIAYANEMADACIPHGINPYEVCEAASTKPFGYMPYSPGVGVGGHCIPVNPFYLLSNSHFPLLECATLAMHARPSRLAERMLKRLRQRVSGRTPRILVAGIGFKAGQSQIDNSPGADLVKSLAVSREVDVCWADSLVKQSALPQVRRLLDEDWRKDVLGKFDIIVVASRQTDMSFDILDELDGVDIERWCQ; this is translated from the exons ATGGCCCAAGTGATGCCTCCAAAGCCAATGGCTGGTCTCCCTGCCTTGGCTGAGAAAAAGATACTTCCATTGACGCCCCTCGGag ATACagatgatcttgatcagTCGCTCTGTCAGTCCGTTGAGGTCAGCCAGAATGATGAGCCAGTCATTGCAGTCATCGGTGTTGGCTATGTCGGCACACATCTTGTCAGCTCATTCTCCTCGAAATATCAAGTCATTGGGTTTGACGTTTCTGCAAAGAGAATCGAGGACCTTGGTATTGAGTATCAGGGGCAACAGAACGTGCGGTTCTCTCGGGAGTTACAAGACTTAAGAAGAGCTACGCACTTCTTGATATCAGTACCAACACTTCTCAGGCCTGACAAAACCATAGACTCGTCCTATCTTCGTGATGCGTTAAGGACTGTAGGTGAAGTGGCTCGTTCTGGGTCAACGGTCGTGATTGAAAGCTCTGTGGCGGTCGGTATGACCCGTCAACTACTCGGCCCGTTGGCTGCCAACCGCCAGTTCTTTGCCGGCATGTCTCCTGAG CGAGTTGATCCGGGCCGCGTCGAACCTCCTGTTCAGTTCATCCCAAAAATCATCTCAGGCTTGGACGATATCACCCCTGGCTCCCTTGACGCTATAAACAGAGTCTATTCCACTATCTTCGAGACAGTTATTCCTGTTTCGAAGCCAGAGGTagctgagatgatgaaacTTTATGAAAACTGCCAGAGAATGATCTGCATTGCCTACGCCAACGAAATGGCAGATGCATGTATCCCACACGGCATCAATCCATATGAAGTCTGCGAGGCAGCCTCTACAAAGCCATTCGGATATATGCCGTACTCCCCTGGTGTTGGCGTGGGAGGACACTGCATCCCAGTTAATCCCTTCTACCTTCTGTCAAACAGTCACTTCCCTTTGCTTGAGTGCGCTACACTTGCGATGCATGCTCGACCATCAAGACTAGCTGAGAGAATGCTCAAGAGACTGAGACAAAGAGTTTCAGGAAGAACACCTCGGATTCTTGTAGCGGGCATAGGCTTCAAAGCTGGCCAGTCACAGATCGACAACTCCCCAGGAGCAGATCTTGTCAAGAGTCTTGCTGTTTCGCGTGAAGTGGATGTATGTTGGGCAGATTCTTTGGTCAAGCAATCTGCACTACCTCAAGTACGTCGTCTCTTAGATGAAGACTGGAGAAAGGATGTCCTGGGAAAGTTCGATATTATTGTTGTGGCTTCCAGGCAGACGGACATGAGCTTTGATATCCTGGATGAGCTGGATGGAGTTGATATTGAGAGGTGGTGTCAATGA
- a CDS encoding related to chitin synthase — protein sequence MATFHVSEADTTKRTSPSWRSPTQQEKSYPPLPSFFTKGSNNKYVHKDNEGHFHDVSLGDILERTSQDDARSSDDSIDPSLFTSSLSYKSSFAQTSVSQFSSNPPTKPNSPSLGESSRQRDLIIPGPRLPDPVARRRDSGSVSSVEDASVQAVDYTATATQTSPRNSILKESTASAPRVEIDSESQNLDEYLRKYGQRKVTRQKHIMTAFLISVNFMFIFASWWWPRYYYVYIPFISFPLVLNCIMIASIICFTLKNLISAEKIIEPGHLEDLIMIMPCYNETLEECTKSLDSLVDQVGIDNHKRGIMVICDGRVRGPGMEKTTAQYLNEDIFVEQLHREKVTRAYRAWDGQAMDVEISWGYYKGVPFYCIVKEQNQGKRDSLIVIRSFLYKFNIRNTNPTTIFSSQFLLSMTDWLTQEVKVNQVDHLIGMDADTVFDKVCISELLKESKYPNTVGVCGYVAVDFKDGNWNLWSIYQNAEYTIAQGLRRLHQSIATKKVSCLPGCCQLLKICDMTCGDKVLVELFGYYPRPLDGMITRIRATASEDRNHICQLLTTFPEAQTRQALRARAYTDVPHSWSVFLSQRRRWTLGATSNDLLLTTARHCQWWERILAFSNVLTWCLNVFVIASIGCMIVAFMHQPWWIIMAFAGIMIVPLIYYVIMAVWLPQSMLERFQYLLGLFIFVVLGPFLNIAVMVFAVFNMDSFGWGKTRKVIAETAEDQVQEKQRLEGSSSGSNSPQLNSGNSQVDETAAGVTVRRPTVVYVPPVTQLR from the exons ATGGCGACTTTTCATGTTTCAGAAGCTGATACTACTAAGAGGACT AGTCCCTCCTGGAGAAGCCCAACCCAGCAGGAAAAGAGCTACCCCCCTCTCCCCTCGTTCTTTACCAAGGGGTCAAACAACAAATATGTTCACAAAGACAACGAGGGGCACTTCCATGATGTATCTCTGGGAGACATCCTGGAGAGAACTAGTCAGGACGACGCAAGGTCGTCTGATGACAGCATTGACCCCTCACTGTTCACTTCCTCCCTCTCATACAAGTCTTCATTTGCCCAGACATCTGTCTCCCAGTTCTCGTCCAACCCTCCCACCAAGCCAAACAGCCCTTCTCTCGGAGAGTCTTCTCGCCAAAGAGACCTCATAATTCCTGGCCCAAGGCTACCCGACCCGGTAGCTCGACGACGGGACAGCGGGTCTGTGTCTAGTGTTGAAGATGCCTCGGTCCAGGCCGTCGACtacactgccactgccactcaAACCTCTCCCCGAAACTCAATTCTGAAAGAGAGTACCGCTTCTGCTCCCAGGGTTGAGATTGATTCCGAGTCTCAGAACTTGGATGAGTACCTGAGGAAGTATGGTCAGAGGAAAGTCACTCGGCAAAAGCACATCATGACTGCGTTTCTGATTTCTGTCAA TTTTATGTTCATCTTTGCCTCTTGGTGGTGGCCTCGCTATTACTATGTCTACATCCCATTCATCTCATTCCCCCTTGTTCTCAATTGTATAATGATCGCCTCCATCATCTGTTTCACTCTCAAGAATCTCATctctgctgagaagatcattGAGCCCGGTCACCTTGAAGAcctcatcatgatcatgcCTTGTTATAATGAAACCCTGGAAGAATGTACCAAGTCTCTTGATTCTCTGGTTGATCAAGTTGGCATTGACAACCACAAGAGGGGTATCATGGTCATTTGCGACGGGCGTGTCCGCGGGCCAGGAATGGAGAAAACGACAGCCCAGTACCTCAATGAAGACATTTTCGTCGAGCAACTCCACCGTGAGAAGGTCACCAGAGCTTATAGAGCCTGGGATGGTCAAGCCATGGATGTCGAGATCTCGTGGGGCTACTACAAGGGCGTCCCATTCTACTGCATTGTCAAAGAGCAAAATCAGGGGAAACGCGATAGCCTCATTGTTATCCGCTCGTTTTTGTACAAGTTCAACATTAGAAACACCAACCCCACGACGATATTTTCTTCGCAATTTCTGCTCTCAATGACCGACTGGCTTACACaagaggtcaaggtcaatcaAGTGGACCATTTGATCGGCATGGATGCAGACACCGTTTTTGACAAGGTCTGCATTTCAGAGCTGCTCAAAGAATCAAAATACCCAAATACCGTGGGCGTTTGTGGCTACGTTGCAGTCGATTTCAAGGACGGCAATTGGAATCTGTGGTCAATCTATCAGAATGCCGAGTACACAATTGCTCAAGGCTTGAGACGACTGCACCAATCCATTGCCACCAAAAAAGTCTCATGCCTGCCAGGATGTTGTCAGCTGCTAAAGATCTGCGACATGACTTGTGGTGACAAGGTCCTGGTTGAGCTGTTTGGGTATTACCCTAGACCCCTTGATGGCATGATTACACGCATCCGAGCCACTGCTTCTGAAGACAGAAATCATATCTGTCAGCTTCTCACAACCTTCCCAGAGGCGCAAACTCGACAGGCCCTGAGAGCTCGAGCATACACGGATGTGCCCCATTCTTGGAGTGTTTTCTTGTCCCAACGACGCCGTTGGACACTTGGAGCTACAAGCAACGATTTGCTGTTGACGACAGCAAGACACTGCCAATGGTGGGAACGAATCCTGGCCTTTTCTAATGTGCTCACTTGGTGTCTTAATGTCTTTGTAATTGCTTCTATCGGATGCATGATCGTTGCTTTTATGCATCAGCCATGGTGGATTATCATGGCCTTTGCAGGCATCATGATTGTGCCACTCATCTACTACGTTATCATGGCGGTCTGGCTCCCTCAGTCGATGCTGGAAAGATTTCAGTATCTTTTGGGTCTTTTCATATTCGTTGTTCTCGGGCCATTTTTGAACATTGCAGTCATGGTATTTGCTGTTTTTAACATGGATAGCTTTGGCTGGGGCAAGACTAGGAAGGTCATCGCTGAAACAGCTGAAGACCAGGTTCAGGAAAAGCAAAGACTAGAGGGCTCTAGCAGTGGCTCGAACTCACCACAGCTGAATAGTGGAAATAGTCAGGTCGATGAGACTGCAGCGGGAGTAACAGTCCGGAGGCCGACTGTAGTCTACGTGCCGCCAGTTACTCAACTCCGGTAG